A region from the Silene latifolia isolate original U9 population chromosome 7, ASM4854445v1, whole genome shotgun sequence genome encodes:
- the LOC141591853 gene encoding NADH dehydrogenase [ubiquinone] 1 alpha subcomplex subunit 9, mitochondrial-like, which produces MTTISRRLLTNQYLTPSPLKSLSTFTHPRYGADLHHSRFGSTLAPKGVGHLVRKGTGGRSSVSGIVATVFGATGFLGRYLVQQLAKMGSQVLVPFRGSEDSPRHLKLMGDLGQIVPMKYDPRDENSIKAVMAKANVVINLIGREYETRNYSFEEVNYHMAEQLAVIAKEHGGIMRFIQVSCLGASPASESRMLKAKAAAEEVILRELPEATIMRPSTMIGTEDRILNIWAQFVKKYSFLPLIGDGSNKIQPVYVADVAAGIVAALKDDGSSMGKTYELGGPEAFTMHELAELMFEMIREYPHYVKIPVPIAKVMSSPREILLNKVPFPMPNPTIFNLDQIKALSGDTLVSENALTFTDLGVSPHKLRGYPVEFLSCYRKGGPSFGSTISDRVTPEAGQ; this is translated from the exons ATGACGACCATTTCCCGGCGTTTACTTACCAATCAATACCTCACCCCATCGCCTCTCAAATCTCTCTCTACCTTCACCCATCCTC GTTATGGAGCTGATCTTCATCATTCTAGGTTCGGATCTACCCTCGCTCCCAAAGGCGTTGGTCACTTGGTTCGCAAGGGTACTGGTGGAAGATCTTCTGTTAG TGGTATCGTTGCGACAGTCTTTGGAGCAACTGGATTTTTGGGACGATACCTCGTACAACAACTTG CAAAAATGGGAAGTCAAGTCTTGGTTCCTTTTCGAGGTTCCGAGGACTCTCCTCGCCATCTTAAATTAATGGGTGATCTAGGACAG ATTGTGCCAATGAAATATGATCCAAGAGATGAAAATTCAATTAAAGCTGTGATGGCAAAAGCAAATGTTGTTATCAATCTAATAG GCAGGGAATATGAGACAAGAAACTATAGCTTTGAGGAAGTGAACTACCATATGGCTGAACAGCTTGCTGTG ATTGCTAAAGAGCATGGTGGTATTATGAGATTTATTCAAGTCTCTTGCCTTGGAGCATCTCCGGCATCAGAATCCAGGATGCTTAAAGCTAAAGCTGCTGCAGAGGAAGTTATTCTACGAGAACTGCCAGAG GCAACCATAATGAGGCCTTCTACTATGATTGGTACAGAAGATCGAATCCTAAATATCTGGGCGCAATTCGTCAAGAAATATAGCTTTCTGCCTTTAATTGGGGATGGATCAAATAA AATACAACCTGTTTATGTGGCTGATGTTGCTGCTGGAATTGTGGCTGCGCTAAAAGATGATGGATCTAGCATGGGAAAAACCTATGAACTTGGAGGACCCGAAGCCTTTACAATGCACGAGTTG GCAGAACTGATGTTCGAAATGATTCGTGAATATCCTCATTATGTCAAAATTCCAGTGCCAATTGCAAAG GTGATGTCCTCACCTCGAGAGATTTTGCTCAATAAAGTTCCATTTCCAATGCCAAATCCCACAATTTTCAATCTCGATCAGATCAAAGCCCTCTCTGGGGATACTTTAGTCTCAGAAAATG CTTTGACTTTCACCGATCTTGGTGTTTCTCCGCACAAGCTCAGGGGATATCCTGTTGAGTTTCTTTCATGCTATCGCAAGGGTGGGCCGTCATTTGGGTCTACAATCAGTGATAGAGTCACTCCAGAAGCCGGCCAATGA